A genomic stretch from Rhodobacterales bacterium HKCCA1288 includes:
- a CDS encoding TlpA family protein disulfide reductase has translation MLSRRIIALLYIALGFCANAAFAQDLSQLPRDGDMRGLVIASEPVPVSDLPFVDEDEVEGRLSDYRGKYVVLNFWATWCAPCREEMPSLEALQRQFGSDQFEVVTLATGRNSPQAIRRFFEEIGVEHLPMYRDINQQIAREMSVMGLPITLVIDPEGREIARLMGDAHWDSPEAFAFFEALLAEAI, from the coding sequence ATGCTCTCGCGCCGTATCATTGCTCTGCTCTACATTGCCTTGGGTTTCTGTGCAAATGCCGCCTTTGCGCAAGATCTTTCGCAGCTGCCCCGTGATGGGGATATGCGCGGTCTGGTGATCGCCTCAGAGCCTGTGCCTGTGTCGGATTTGCCTTTTGTTGATGAGGATGAAGTTGAAGGGCGCTTGAGCGATTATCGCGGGAAATATGTGGTTCTCAATTTTTGGGCCACGTGGTGCGCGCCCTGCCGTGAAGAAATGCCAAGCCTAGAGGCATTGCAACGTCAGTTTGGCTCAGATCAGTTTGAAGTGGTCACGCTCGCCACGGGGCGCAATTCCCCGCAGGCGATCCGCAGGTTTTTTGAGGAAATTGGCGTAGAACATCTCCCGATGTATCGTGACATCAACCAACAGATTGCGCGCGAAATGTCGGTGATGGGCTTGCCGATTACGCTGGTGATTGATCCCGAAGGACGCGAGATTGCGCGGCTGATGGGGGATGCCCATTGGGACAGCCCCGAGGCATTTGCCTTTTTCGAGGCACTTTTGGCGGAAGCAATCTAG
- a CDS encoding acyloxyacyl hydrolase: MKRHLISLLACGLGLPGSALADSSVIGLTRDGTNRGSGIVAEYHWTGALAEGDRFTAGWATSVLADNNHNGFVGFGVSAEYQISGQNFIEASFMPGYYKEGDVDLGGHMHFRSTLGIGTNITDSAALSFAFSHISNGGLNDRNPGMDMVMLRLTRRY; encoded by the coding sequence ATGAAACGGCACCTCATTTCATTACTCGCCTGTGGCCTTGGTCTGCCTGGATCGGCCCTAGCGGATAGTTCTGTGATCGGGCTGACGCGTGACGGCACGAACAGAGGCTCAGGCATTGTGGCCGAGTATCATTGGACAGGCGCGTTAGCCGAGGGTGATCGCTTTACCGCAGGTTGGGCTACTTCAGTTTTGGCCGATAACAATCACAACGGGTTTGTGGGGTTTGGCGTCTCTGCGGAATATCAGATCAGCGGTCAAAATTTCATCGAGGCCAGCTTTATGCCTGGATATTACAAAGAGGGTGACGTTGATTTGGGGGGCCATATGCATTTTCGCAGCACCCTTGGGATTGGCACCAATATCACCGACAGCGCTGCGCTTTCATTCGCGTTCAGCCATATCTCAAACGGTGGCCTAAATGATCGCAACCCTGGAATGGATATGGTCATGCTGCGTTTGACCCGCCGCTACTAA
- a CDS encoding diaminopimelate epimerase, which produces MSEPHTYIGLPFMKMHGLGNDFVVMDARKREVTVTADLARALADRHRGVGFDQLALIQNDNEADLALTFYNADGSLSATCGNATRCIAAYEMAAQGLNQIRLRTERGILVAQDRGNGLTAVNMGAPLLEWQDIPLATAMDTLHLPLDGDPVGTGMGNPHCSFFVDDAEAVDLAARGPEVEHHPLFPARTNVQFASLIGPDHLRMRVWERGTGITLASGSSSCAVAVAAARRGLTGRAVKLTLDGGDIWIEWREDGVWMTGPTAHVFTAELTADFISRLQNP; this is translated from the coding sequence ATGTCTGAGCCGCACACATATATCGGCCTGCCCTTCATGAAAATGCACGGGCTTGGCAATGATTTTGTCGTCATGGACGCGCGCAAGCGCGAGGTCACCGTGACCGCTGATTTGGCGCGCGCGCTTGCAGATCGTCATCGTGGGGTGGGGTTTGACCAATTGGCCTTGATCCAAAACGATAACGAGGCGGATTTAGCACTGACCTTTTACAATGCCGATGGATCCCTCTCTGCAACCTGTGGCAATGCCACACGCTGCATCGCTGCCTATGAAATGGCGGCACAGGGCCTTAATCAGATCCGCCTGCGCACAGAACGCGGGATTCTGGTTGCGCAGGATCGCGGCAACGGCCTGACCGCTGTGAATATGGGGGCCCCGCTGTTGGAGTGGCAAGATATCCCTTTAGCCACGGCGATGGACACGCTGCATCTGCCCCTAGACGGGGATCCTGTTGGGACAGGCATGGGTAACCCTCATTGCAGTTTCTTTGTGGACGATGCCGAAGCGGTGGATTTGGCTGCCCGCGGCCCCGAAGTGGAACATCATCCGCTGTTCCCTGCGCGCACCAATGTGCAATTCGCCTCACTCATCGGGCCAGATCATCTGAGGATGCGGGTCTGGGAACGGGGAACGGGCATCACGCTTGCCTCAGGATCATCCTCTTGTGCGGTGGCGGTTGCCGCGGCGCGGCGGGGCCTGACAGGTCGTGCAGTGAAACTGACCCTTGATGGGGGTGATATTTGGATTGAGTGGCGCGAGGATGGCGTTTGGATGACAGGGCCAACGGCCCATGTGTTCACCGCTGAATTGACCGCAGATTTCATAAGTCGCCTACAAAACCCATGA
- a CDS encoding DUF3576 domain-containing protein — protein MAFSSFGKAILVVATALALASCGRLGGSLGGSEAAEEQRAALDAQEPQRETIWDLFQNVDDPNVTVEVNRYIWNATLEVLDFLPIESADPFSGVIDFGYGTPPGGGTAYRATVYVSDPALDARALRVALATRGGPVSRETTRQIEDAILTRARQLRIRDSGL, from the coding sequence ATGGCATTTTCGAGCTTTGGCAAAGCTATCTTGGTTGTTGCGACCGCACTGGCGCTTGCGTCTTGCGGGCGGTTGGGTGGCAGCTTGGGCGGGTCTGAGGCCGCCGAAGAACAGCGCGCCGCGCTAGACGCACAAGAGCCACAGCGCGAAACCATCTGGGATTTGTTCCAGAACGTGGATGACCCGAATGTCACCGTTGAAGTCAATCGATACATCTGGAACGCCACGCTTGAAGTGTTGGACTTCTTGCCGATTGAATCAGCTGATCCATTCTCAGGCGTGATTGATTTTGGCTATGGCACGCCACCAGGCGGCGGCACAGCCTATCGCGCAACCGTCTATGTCAGTGACCCCGCATTGGATGCGCGTGCGCTGCGCGTTGCATTGGCCACGCGCGGTGGCCCTGTCAGCCGCGAAACCACGCGTCAGATCGAAGATGCGATCTTGACCCGCGCCCGCCAATTGCGCATCCGCGACTCGGGCCTGTAA
- the mtaB gene encoding tRNA (N(6)-L-threonylcarbamoyladenosine(37)-C(2))-methylthiotransferase MtaB, protein MTKPPEFRTLGCRLNAYETEAMTDMATAAGLRDAVIINTCAVTAEAVRKARQEIRKVKRDNPSARIVVTGCAAQTEPETFAAMGEVDLIIGNREKMEPATWAKLSGPDFIGQTEKVMVDDIMSVRETAEHLIDGFGTRARAYVQVQNGCDHRCTFCIIPFGRGNSRSVPAGVVVDQIKRLVDRGYLEVVLTGVDLTSWGADLPQAPHLGDLVMRILKLVPDLARLRISSIDSIEADPMLMEAIANEPRLMPHLHLSLQHGDNLILKRMKRRHAREDAIAFCEEARRLRPEIKFGADIIAGFPTETETHFENSLKLVEECGLTWLHVFPFSPRQGTPAARMPQLQSATIKDRAARLRAAGDRALAQHLSGEIGKTHQILMENPHLGRTEDFTEVSLNEAQETGQIITATISGHKDGRLLA, encoded by the coding sequence ATGACAAAGCCACCTGAATTTCGAACGCTTGGGTGTCGGCTCAATGCCTATGAAACCGAAGCGATGACCGATATGGCCACCGCAGCGGGCCTCAGGGATGCGGTGATCATTAACACCTGCGCCGTAACGGCCGAGGCCGTGCGCAAAGCGCGCCAAGAAATCCGCAAGGTGAAGCGCGACAATCCAAGCGCGCGGATCGTGGTGACGGGCTGCGCAGCACAGACCGAGCCCGAAACCTTTGCCGCAATGGGCGAAGTTGACCTCATCATTGGCAATCGCGAAAAGATGGAACCTGCAACATGGGCCAAACTCAGCGGCCCTGATTTCATCGGCCAAACCGAAAAGGTCATGGTCGATGACATCATGTCCGTGCGCGAAACAGCCGAGCATCTGATTGACGGCTTTGGCACCCGCGCGCGCGCCTATGTGCAGGTTCAAAATGGCTGTGATCATCGCTGCACCTTTTGCATCATCCCATTTGGGCGCGGTAATTCACGCTCCGTGCCTGCGGGTGTGGTAGTGGATCAAATCAAACGCTTGGTCGACCGCGGCTATTTAGAGGTGGTGCTCACGGGGGTTGATCTGACCTCATGGGGGGCGGATCTCCCGCAAGCCCCCCATTTGGGCGATTTGGTCATGCGTATCTTGAAACTTGTTCCTGATCTGGCGCGCCTGCGGATTTCCTCTATCGACTCCATCGAAGCTGATCCGATGTTGATGGAGGCCATCGCCAACGAACCCCGCCTGATGCCTCATCTGCATCTGAGCCTTCAACATGGCGATAATTTGATCCTCAAGCGTATGAAGCGCCGCCATGCGCGCGAAGATGCCATTGCCTTTTGCGAGGAGGCGCGCCGCCTGCGGCCTGAGATCAAATTTGGCGCAGATATCATTGCAGGTTTCCCGACAGAAACCGAAACACATTTCGAAAATTCCCTCAAATTGGTTGAGGAGTGCGGGCTAACATGGCTCCATGTGTTTCCGTTCTCACCGCGCCAAGGCACGCCAGCGGCACGGATGCCACAATTGCAAAGCGCCACCATCAAAGACCGCGCGGCACGATTGCGCGCCGCTGGGGATCGGGCCCTCGCCCAACATTTATCGGGCGAGATTGGCAAAACCCATCAGATTTTGATGGAAAATCCCCATCTTGGCCGCACCGAAGACTTCACTGAAGTCAGCCTCAATGAGGCGCAAGAAACAGGTCAGATCATCACTGCTACAATTTCAGGCCACAAAGACGGACGGCTTTTAGCCTAG
- the greA gene encoding transcription elongation factor GreA: protein MEKIPMTPTGYSALDAELKHLRSVERPSVIKAIAEAREHGDLSENAEYHSAREKQSFIEGRIKELEGILGLAQVIDPKTLSGPIKFGATVVLIDEDTEEEKTYQIVGESEADIEKGLLNIKSPLARALIGKDEGDSVEVKTPGGSKDYEITKVTYV from the coding sequence ATGGAAAAAATACCGATGACCCCGACAGGGTATAGCGCCCTTGATGCCGAGCTGAAGCATCTGCGTAGTGTTGAGCGCCCTTCTGTCATCAAGGCGATTGCTGAAGCGCGCGAGCATGGGGATTTGTCGGAGAATGCCGAATATCACTCGGCCCGCGAAAAACAGTCCTTCATCGAAGGTCGCATCAAGGAATTAGAGGGGATTTTGGGCCTTGCACAGGTCATCGACCCCAAGACCCTGTCTGGCCCGATTAAATTCGGCGCCACGGTTGTGTTGATTGATGAGGATACCGAGGAAGAAAAAACCTACCAGATTGTCGGCGAATCTGAGGCCGATATCGAAAAAGGTTTGCTCAATATCAAATCGCCCTTGGCCCGCGCTTTGATCGGTAAAGATGAAGGCGATAGCGTAGAGGTCAAAACGCCCGGTGGCAGCAAGGATTACGAGATCACGAAGGTGACCTACGTGTGA
- the argH gene encoding argininosuccinate lyase: MAQKSSNAMWGGRFAAGPDALMEAINASIGFDQRLSAQDVTGSRAHAAMLAAQGIISSKDAETIREGLLTILSEIESGTFEFSTALEDIHMNIEARLKTLIGEPAGRLHTARSRNDQVATDFRLWVRDQMDAAIEGLQALIRAALAQAEAGADWVMPGFTHLQTAQPVTWGHHMMAYVEMFARDLSRFQDARARMNECPLGAAALAGTSFPIDRHMTAEALGFDRPMANSLDAVSDRDFALDYLGAASICAMHLSRLAEELVIWSSAQFRFVTLSDRFSTGSSIMPQKKNPDAAELIRAKIGRIMGANVALMTVMKGLPLAYSKDMQEDKEQVFDAADNLMIAMAAMAGMLGDMSANKDALERAAASGFSTATDLADWLVRELGLPFREAHHVTGALVKMAEDRGCDLPDLSLADMQTVQSNITAAVFDVLGVHNSVASRQSYGGTAPDQVRLQIARWKERLA; this comes from the coding sequence ATGGCACAGAAATCTTCAAACGCAATGTGGGGCGGTCGCTTCGCCGCAGGGCCAGATGCTTTGATGGAGGCGATTAACGCATCTATCGGCTTTGACCAAAGGCTCAGCGCGCAAGATGTCACTGGCTCACGCGCCCATGCTGCAATGCTCGCCGCCCAAGGCATCATAAGCAGTAAAGATGCCGAGACGATCAGGGAAGGCCTGCTCACGATCTTGTCAGAAATTGAGAGCGGCACATTCGAATTTTCCACCGCCCTTGAGGATATTCACATGAATATCGAAGCGCGGCTTAAAACCCTGATTGGTGAGCCCGCAGGACGTCTCCATACGGCGCGGTCACGCAATGATCAGGTCGCCACCGATTTTCGCCTATGGGTGCGGGATCAAATGGATGCGGCCATTGAGGGGCTGCAGGCCTTGATCCGCGCGGCATTGGCGCAGGCCGAAGCGGGCGCTGATTGGGTGATGCCTGGCTTTACCCATCTTCAAACCGCGCAGCCCGTAACATGGGGGCATCACATGATGGCCTATGTCGAGATGTTCGCCCGCGATTTATCGCGTTTTCAAGATGCGCGCGCGCGGATGAATGAATGCCCGCTTGGTGCGGCCGCCCTTGCAGGCACATCTTTTCCAATTGACCGCCACATGACTGCAGAAGCCCTAGGTTTCGATCGGCCTATGGCGAATTCCTTGGATGCCGTTTCAGACCGCGATTTCGCCCTAGACTATCTCGGGGCGGCCTCCATTTGCGCGATGCATCTGTCGCGATTGGCTGAAGAATTGGTGATCTGGTCTTCGGCACAATTCCGCTTTGTGACCCTGTCGGATCGGTTTTCAACAGGCTCCTCCATCATGCCGCAAAAGAAAAACCCTGATGCGGCGGAATTGATCCGCGCCAAAATCGGGCGGATCATGGGGGCGAATGTGGCCTTGATGACGGTCATGAAAGGTCTGCCCTTGGCCTATTCCAAGGATATGCAGGAAGACAAGGAGCAAGTCTTTGATGCCGCCGACAACCTCATGATCGCAATGGCCGCAATGGCGGGGATGCTCGGCGACATGAGCGCCAATAAAGACGCACTAGAGCGCGCCGCCGCATCTGGCTTTTCAACCGCAACTGATCTCGCCGATTGGTTGGTGCGCGAATTGGGTCTGCCATTCCGTGAAGCGCATCATGTAACAGGCGCGCTTGTCAAAATGGCCGAAGATCGGGGCTGTGATTTACCTGATCTCAGCCTTGCGGATATGCAAACAGTGCAATCCAACATCACTGCGGCCGTGTTTGATGTTTTGGGGGTTCACAACTCGGTTGCCTCGCGTCAATCCTACGGCGGCACCGCACCCGATCAGGTGCGCCTGCAAATTGCACGATGGAAAGAAAGGTTGGCGTGA
- a CDS encoding porin yields the protein MKKVLFATTALIATAGVASADITLTGSASMGLTHANDQTVNDVELDFNIVGSGTADNGWTFGAKVGVDNQVNGETGTATGPAEDATAFVSGSFGTLTMGSVDPATDGMGIADAGHQGIGIDDVAELNKAIGSADVNWAYSVNGLSILVGYSSVNEDTSARLSFDVGTVALSLGVANDRNGAADTDTTTAIQASTNVNGVGLTAYYSVFDDDGSNTETDSFGLSASFALDDATTITAVYADNDTAVEAAYGLGASMNLGGGLSLAGGVGSAGDDTKWDLGLNMSF from the coding sequence ATGAAAAAGGTTCTCTTCGCTACTACTGCTTTGATTGCAACCGCAGGCGTTGCATCTGCAGACATCACTTTGACTGGCTCTGCTTCCATGGGTCTGACCCACGCGAATGACCAGACCGTTAATGACGTTGAACTAGACTTCAACATCGTTGGCTCCGGCACTGCAGACAATGGTTGGACATTCGGCGCTAAAGTCGGTGTTGATAACCAGGTTAACGGCGAAACTGGCACAGCGACTGGCCCAGCCGAAGACGCAACTGCATTCGTTTCTGGCTCTTTCGGCACGCTCACCATGGGCAGCGTTGACCCAGCAACCGATGGCATGGGTATCGCTGACGCGGGTCATCAGGGCATCGGCATTGATGACGTTGCAGAACTCAACAAAGCAATCGGTTCCGCAGACGTAAACTGGGCATACTCGGTAAACGGTCTGAGCATCTTGGTTGGTTACAGCTCTGTGAACGAAGACACATCTGCACGCCTCAGCTTTGACGTAGGCACAGTTGCATTGTCCTTGGGTGTTGCAAACGATCGCAACGGCGCAGCCGACACCGACACAACAACTGCAATTCAGGCAAGCACAAACGTAAACGGTGTTGGTCTGACTGCATACTACAGCGTATTTGACGATGACGGCAGCAACACTGAAACCGACAGCTTCGGCCTGTCTGCTTCGTTCGCGCTTGACGATGCAACCACCATCACTGCTGTTTACGCCGACAACGACACTGCAGTCGAAGCCGCTTACGGCTTGGGCGCAAGCATGAACCTCGGCGGCGGCTTGAGCCTCGCTGGCGGTGTAGGCTCCGCAGGCGACGACACGAAGTGGGACTTGGGTCTGAACATGAGCTTCTAA